From Candidatus Neomarinimicrobiota bacterium, one genomic window encodes:
- a CDS encoding aldolase/citrate lyase family protein, with protein sequence MTKMFQAGPQGKNIKSDCQVLYYPGSEPLKIKIESKVQVLFSKAIRELAETTLATLGVKTGVVQIKDFGALPFVMMAQIETVVKRAHPELKNEALPALKEHARYATSPGRFRRSRLYLPGNQPKLFLNAGIHKPDCIILDLEDSVPPAEKDAARYMVRNTLRTLDFFGSERLVRINQGELGMQDLEAIIPHNVHVILLPKAETAEQVIAMDQKVQEILKREGIDRPVYYMPILESALGVLNAHEIAMASKFNVALAMGLEDYTADIGTERTLEGKESFFARSMLVNAARAARLQPIATVFSDVNNEEALRANVRENKSLGFDGMGCIHPRQIKPIHEEFAPSETEITKAKRIIMAADDAESRGLGVVAVGSKMIDPPVVKRAERTIRMAVDTGMLPDNWKTEA encoded by the coding sequence ATGACAAAAATGTTTCAGGCAGGACCTCAAGGGAAAAATATTAAATCTGATTGCCAGGTTCTCTATTACCCCGGGTCAGAACCGCTGAAAATCAAAATCGAAAGCAAAGTTCAAGTTCTGTTTTCGAAGGCGATCCGCGAGTTAGCGGAAACGACACTGGCGACATTAGGAGTTAAAACAGGTGTCGTTCAGATCAAAGATTTTGGAGCCCTTCCCTTTGTGATGATGGCGCAGATCGAAACGGTTGTAAAACGAGCACATCCCGAGCTGAAAAATGAAGCTCTCCCGGCCCTGAAGGAGCATGCCAGGTATGCAACATCACCCGGTCGCTTTCGCCGTAGTCGTCTTTATCTGCCGGGTAACCAGCCCAAATTATTTTTGAATGCAGGTATCCATAAACCGGACTGCATTATTCTTGATCTGGAAGATTCTGTCCCTCCAGCCGAAAAAGATGCCGCGCGATACATGGTCAGAAATACACTTAGAACTCTTGATTTCTTTGGATCAGAGCGTTTGGTGCGTATTAACCAGGGTGAGCTGGGTATGCAAGATCTGGAAGCCATTATTCCTCATAACGTACATGTGATCCTCTTACCCAAAGCTGAAACAGCCGAGCAAGTGATTGCCATGGATCAAAAAGTGCAGGAGATTCTCAAGCGGGAAGGGATCGATCGTCCCGTCTACTATATGCCTATTCTGGAAAGCGCCCTGGGTGTTCTGAATGCCCATGAGATTGCCATGGCCAGTAAATTCAACGTAGCACTTGCCATGGGACTGGAAGATTATACAGCAGATATAGGAACCGAAAGAACATTGGAAGGTAAGGAATCATTTTTTGCCCGCTCCATGTTGGTCAATGCTGCCCGGGCTGCCCGACTCCAGCCTATTGCCACAGTTTTTAGTGATGTAAATAATGAAGAAGCTCTGCGAGCCAATGTGCGAGAGAATAAATCACTGGGTTTTGATGGTATGGGCTGTATCCACCCCCGACAAATCAAACCGATCCATGAAGAATTTGCCCCAAGTGAAACAGAGATCACAAAAGCCAAACGGATCATTATGGCTGCTGACGATGCTGAATCACGAGGTCTTGGTGTAGTGGCCGTTGGCTCAAAAATGATCGATCCACCTGTAGTGAAACGAGCTGAACGAACGATTCGCATGGCAGTAGATACTGGTATGCTTCCGGATAACTGGAAGACAGAAGCTTAA